A window from Polyangium spumosum encodes these proteins:
- a CDS encoding phosphoribosyltransferase, with protein MMWKDREEAGQSLGAHLQGIGGLEGAVVLGIPRGGVVVAAGVAEALGGELGVIVARKLRAPHQPELAIGAATADGSCWVEPRALRVLGVDPEYLEAERIHQAEEARRREELFARYRKPSLAGRPVVVVDDGIATGATAMAALRAARSAGATTVVLAAPVASPERADMLRGEADLVVCLVEDPNLYAVGQYYEDFRSIEEDEVMSLLESHGRKPSTERRTSTRGMGRRPSGAGGPSSPA; from the coding sequence ATGATGTGGAAGGATCGGGAAGAGGCCGGCCAGTCGCTCGGAGCGCATTTGCAGGGCATCGGGGGGCTCGAGGGGGCGGTGGTGCTCGGCATTCCGCGCGGCGGCGTGGTCGTCGCGGCGGGCGTGGCCGAGGCGCTCGGGGGCGAGCTCGGCGTGATCGTGGCGCGGAAATTACGCGCGCCGCACCAGCCGGAGCTCGCGATTGGCGCGGCCACCGCCGACGGCTCGTGCTGGGTCGAGCCGCGCGCGCTCCGGGTGCTCGGCGTGGACCCGGAGTACCTCGAGGCCGAGCGAATACATCAAGCCGAGGAGGCGCGGCGGCGGGAGGAGCTCTTCGCGCGATATCGAAAGCCCTCGCTCGCCGGGCGGCCGGTGGTCGTGGTGGACGACGGAATCGCGACCGGCGCGACGGCGATGGCGGCCCTGCGCGCGGCCAGGTCCGCCGGGGCGACGACGGTCGTGCTCGCGGCGCCAGTGGCCTCGCCCGAGCGGGCGGACATGTTGCGCGGCGAGGCGGACCTCGTGGTTTGCCTGGTCGAGGACCCGAACCTTTATGCCGTGGGCCAGTATTACGAGGATTTCCGGTCCATCGAGGAGGACGAGGTCATGAGCCTGCTCGAGAGCCACGGCAGGAAACCCTCGACCGAGAGGCGGACGTCCACGCGCGGCATGGGGCGCCGGCCGAGCGGCGCGGGCGGGCCGTCCTCGCCGGCGTGA
- a CDS encoding FAD-binding oxidoreductase, with protein MLRRAPFPRPSAAAVDKARRLLDRALGPSKVITSPDGCEAYAGDESDQEPVIPDAVVVAETPDDIRCALAAASEAEVPIVPRGAGSGKSGGAVPVGGGVVVTTLGMRSIKEIDREELVAVVEPGVILGDLHAAVEAEGLFYPPDPNSLRMCALGGNLAENAGGPRAFKYGVTREYVLGLEALLVDGTRLRTGRRTVKGVTGYDVTSLLVGSEGTLAVFTEATLQLIPKPPSVTTLLGLFDTAFTSGRAVSAIIAAGLVPRCLELLDAGALSAVRARGVPVDPRAGALLLIEVDGDPASCEAAMERIGEACVAEGALDVLVAQDAAQRERLWEARRALSPATRAMARYKISEDVVVPRTRLPELLREIDRISEETRVRMLSYGHAGDGNLHVNFLWDDPDAAPRVERGLDRLFRSVIGMRGTLTGEHGIGTSKAEYLPLEQGPELIDLQRRLKAVFDPKGLLNPHKIFPRRGHGVC; from the coding sequence GTGCTCCGTCGCGCGCCCTTCCCCCGACCCTCCGCCGCCGCCGTCGACAAGGCGCGGCGCTTGCTCGACCGGGCCCTCGGCCCGTCGAAGGTGATCACCTCGCCCGACGGCTGCGAGGCGTACGCGGGAGACGAGTCCGATCAGGAGCCCGTGATCCCCGACGCAGTCGTCGTCGCCGAGACGCCCGACGACATCCGGTGCGCGCTCGCCGCGGCGAGCGAGGCCGAGGTCCCGATCGTCCCTCGTGGCGCCGGCAGCGGCAAATCGGGCGGCGCGGTGCCCGTGGGCGGCGGCGTCGTCGTCACCACGCTCGGCATGCGAAGCATCAAGGAGATCGATCGCGAGGAGCTCGTCGCCGTCGTCGAGCCCGGCGTGATCCTCGGCGACCTCCACGCCGCCGTCGAGGCCGAGGGCCTCTTTTACCCGCCCGATCCGAACTCGCTCAGGATGTGCGCCCTCGGCGGCAACCTCGCCGAGAACGCGGGCGGCCCGCGCGCCTTCAAGTACGGCGTCACGCGCGAGTACGTGCTCGGCCTCGAGGCGCTGCTCGTCGACGGCACGCGCCTCCGCACCGGGAGGCGCACGGTCAAGGGCGTCACCGGCTACGACGTCACGAGCTTGCTCGTCGGCAGCGAGGGCACGCTCGCCGTCTTCACCGAGGCCACGTTGCAGCTCATCCCCAAACCTCCGAGCGTCACCACGCTGCTCGGCCTCTTCGACACCGCCTTCACCTCCGGCCGCGCCGTCTCCGCCATCATCGCCGCCGGCCTCGTCCCGCGTTGCCTCGAGCTGCTCGACGCGGGCGCGCTCTCGGCCGTCCGCGCCCGCGGCGTGCCTGTCGACCCGCGCGCGGGCGCGCTCCTCCTCATCGAGGTCGACGGGGATCCCGCCTCGTGCGAGGCCGCGATGGAGCGCATCGGCGAGGCGTGCGTGGCCGAGGGTGCGCTCGACGTCCTCGTCGCGCAGGACGCCGCTCAGCGCGAGCGCCTCTGGGAAGCGCGCCGCGCCCTCTCGCCCGCGACCCGCGCGATGGCCCGTTACAAGATCTCCGAGGACGTCGTCGTGCCTCGCACGCGCTTGCCCGAGCTGCTGCGCGAGATCGACCGCATCAGCGAGGAGACGAGGGTACGCATGCTCTCCTACGGCCACGCGGGCGACGGCAACCTGCACGTGAACTTCCTCTGGGACGACCCCGACGCGGCCCCTCGCGTCGAGCGTGGCCTCGATCGCCTCTTCCGCAGCGTGATCGGCATGCGCGGCACGCTCACGGGCGAGCATGGCATCGGCACCTCCAAGGCCGAGTACCTCCCGCTCGAACAGGGCCCCGAGCTCATCGATCTGCAGCGCCGCTTGAAGGCCGTCTTCGACCCGAAGGGCCTCCTGAACCCGCACAAGATCTTCCCCCGCCGCGGTCACGGGGTCTGCTAG
- a CDS encoding ATP-binding protein → MLPAHVEPRDLHVTAMHALFTEEADAAVRSILRDAVLAAGFELAIAWRLDREAYVLRCVATYQDPERPGAPVFEADSMRMTFSYGEGLPGLTWARAATTFMHDLASEPLFVRRSAAAMAGLQSAVAFPIHLGGEIIGVAEFYDRKGHVPDAPELGTLLALEAPLALGITRVAGAEDRGRVDRSLGLLLDVGEALGDAAELAPRLARVASRAAAWIGGFCLVHLLDATGARLVAVDHEDPEKAALLRQPCMYRSPALDSTKSPLARVIRTGVAHVLPETSDAMLAATMSDAEALAVLRAVSITAGMLVPIVWQGRALGALTLAASRADRRILRTDVKVAEELARKLALAVLSDRAAQGEREAALAREEHDRLYRASQAAVRAREDLLAIVSHDLRNPLVAIKLSATQLGREAEGDARVKGKTALILRSADRMDRMIRDLLDASRIETGGLALTVAREDVRLVVQEAIDHFKPLAAPKGIQIEEDLPDEPLFAEVDRERVLQVLWNLVGNAIKFTPEGGVVTLCLRREGSSARIDVADSGPGIRSDHLPHVFDRYFHAETNKATGTGLGLFIADGLVRAHGGTIHVESEPGVGARFWFTLPIEGAG, encoded by the coding sequence ATGTTGCCTGCCCACGTCGAGCCACGCGATCTGCACGTCACAGCGATGCACGCCCTCTTCACGGAAGAGGCCGACGCGGCGGTCCGCTCGATCCTGCGCGACGCGGTGCTCGCGGCGGGCTTCGAGCTCGCCATCGCGTGGCGCCTCGATCGTGAGGCCTACGTGCTCCGCTGCGTCGCGACGTATCAGGACCCCGAGCGGCCCGGCGCGCCCGTGTTCGAGGCGGACTCGATGCGGATGACGTTCTCGTACGGCGAGGGTTTGCCCGGGCTCACCTGGGCGCGCGCCGCGACGACGTTCATGCACGACCTCGCCAGCGAGCCGCTGTTCGTGCGCCGCTCGGCCGCGGCGATGGCCGGGCTCCAGTCGGCGGTGGCCTTCCCGATCCACCTCGGCGGCGAGATCATCGGGGTCGCCGAGTTCTACGACCGGAAGGGCCACGTCCCGGACGCGCCGGAGCTCGGGACGTTGCTCGCGCTCGAGGCGCCGCTCGCGCTCGGCATCACCCGCGTCGCGGGCGCCGAGGATCGGGGCCGCGTCGATCGCTCCCTCGGGCTCTTGCTCGACGTGGGAGAGGCGCTCGGGGACGCGGCGGAGCTCGCGCCTCGGCTGGCCAGGGTCGCCTCGCGCGCGGCCGCGTGGATCGGCGGCTTCTGCCTCGTCCACCTCCTCGACGCGACCGGCGCGCGGCTCGTCGCGGTGGATCACGAGGACCCGGAGAAGGCCGCGCTCCTGCGGCAGCCGTGCATGTACCGGAGCCCCGCGCTCGACTCGACGAAGAGCCCGCTCGCCCGGGTGATACGCACGGGCGTGGCGCACGTCCTGCCAGAGACGTCCGACGCGATGCTCGCCGCGACGATGAGCGACGCGGAGGCGCTCGCGGTCCTGCGCGCGGTCTCGATCACGGCGGGCATGCTCGTGCCGATCGTCTGGCAGGGGCGCGCGCTCGGGGCGCTCACGCTCGCGGCGAGCCGCGCGGATCGGCGGATCTTGCGCACGGACGTGAAGGTGGCCGAGGAGCTCGCGCGGAAGCTCGCGCTCGCGGTCCTCTCGGATCGAGCGGCGCAGGGCGAACGCGAGGCGGCCCTCGCGCGGGAAGAACACGACCGGCTCTACCGCGCCTCGCAGGCCGCCGTGCGGGCGCGGGAGGATCTGCTCGCGATCGTGTCGCACGACCTGCGCAACCCGCTCGTCGCCATCAAGCTCAGCGCCACGCAGCTCGGGCGCGAGGCGGAAGGAGACGCGCGCGTCAAGGGCAAGACCGCCCTCATCTTGCGCTCGGCGGACCGCATGGATCGCATGATCCGGGATCTGCTCGATGCTTCGAGGATCGAGACGGGCGGGCTCGCGCTCACGGTCGCGCGCGAGGACGTGCGCCTGGTCGTGCAGGAGGCGATCGATCACTTCAAGCCGCTCGCGGCGCCGAAGGGGATCCAGATCGAGGAGGATCTCCCGGACGAGCCGCTCTTCGCCGAGGTCGATCGCGAGCGTGTGCTGCAGGTCCTGTGGAACCTCGTGGGCAACGCGATCAAGTTCACGCCCGAGGGAGGTGTCGTCACGTTGTGCCTCCGGCGAGAGGGCTCGTCCGCGCGGATCGACGTCGCCGACAGCGGGCCCGGCATCCGGAGTGATCACCTGCCGCACGTCTTCGATCGGTACTTCCACGCCGAGACGAACAAGGCCACGGGCACGGGCCTCGGCCTCTTCATCGCCGACGGCCTCGTGCGCGCGCATGGCGGGACGATCCACGTCGAGAGCGAGCCCGGCGTGGGCGCGCGTTTCTGGTTCACGTTGCCGATCGAGGGCGCGGGTTAG
- a CDS encoding LolA family protein, with product MMRKVKSLSISSLLAAFAVVPALLLCSTDGHSQAAKPAAPAAAKGPTADEIGRRVQQFYDSTKTFKATFSQTYTIKVQNVKKESKGTVTFEKPGKMSWTYAAPNGNRVVSDGKVIRVYEKENEQMFESPVKNSQYPAALAFLMGTGQLVKDFNLKLLDAAQMKFEGGYVLEGTPKDATPAYQKVLLYVDAATNQVRRVLILDAQGNKNRFDFSAPVVNQPVAKGEFDFKPPPGTRVVKP from the coding sequence ATGATGCGTAAGGTAAAGTCCCTCTCGATCTCCTCCCTCCTCGCGGCGTTCGCCGTGGTCCCCGCCCTCCTGCTCTGCTCGACCGACGGCCACAGCCAGGCCGCGAAGCCCGCCGCCCCTGCCGCGGCGAAGGGCCCCACGGCCGACGAGATCGGCCGTCGCGTGCAGCAGTTCTACGACTCCACGAAGACCTTCAAGGCCACGTTCTCGCAGACCTACACGATCAAGGTCCAGAACGTGAAGAAGGAGTCGAAGGGCACGGTCACCTTCGAGAAGCCCGGCAAGATGAGCTGGACCTACGCCGCGCCGAACGGCAACCGCGTCGTGTCCGACGGCAAGGTGATCCGGGTCTACGAGAAAGAAAACGAGCAGATGTTCGAGTCGCCGGTGAAGAACTCGCAATACCCGGCGGCGCTCGCCTTCTTGATGGGCACGGGCCAGCTCGTGAAGGACTTCAACCTGAAGCTGCTCGACGCCGCGCAGATGAAATTCGAGGGCGGATACGTGCTCGAGGGCACGCCGAAGGACGCGACGCCCGCCTACCAGAAGGTCCTCCTTTACGTCGACGCCGCGACGAACCAGGTTCGCCGTGTGCTGATCCTCGACGCGCAAGGCAACAAGAACCGGTTCGACTTCAGCGCGCCCGTCGTCAACCAGCCCGTCGCCAAGGGCGAGTTCGACTTCAAGCCGCCGCCGGGCACGCGGGTCGTCAAGCCGTGA
- a CDS encoding cell surface protein, which produces MHRVMVVFLGALGLAGVGCGGEGSAGSTNTQGEPHACSADAAPTRTASCVAAFDPGDDGGFGSDRFPEIVYGEPLGSGTTSGGLDVLSLGRGGSIVLGFGGNTIVDGEGPDFVVFENPFFAAGDPNNVYAELGEVSVSMDGESWSVFPCAEDAEPPAGCAGFSPVFANGDLGISSLDPAVSGGDAFDLAELGVSEARFVRIRDLQGIGAEPNAGFDLDAISVLHAKVP; this is translated from the coding sequence ATGCATCGCGTCATGGTGGTCTTCCTGGGCGCGCTGGGCCTCGCCGGCGTGGGGTGTGGGGGCGAGGGCTCGGCGGGATCGACGAACACGCAAGGCGAGCCGCACGCCTGCTCCGCGGACGCGGCGCCGACACGGACGGCGTCGTGCGTGGCCGCGTTCGACCCCGGCGACGACGGCGGGTTCGGATCGGATCGGTTCCCCGAGATCGTCTACGGCGAGCCGCTCGGCAGCGGCACGACGTCGGGCGGGCTCGACGTGCTCTCGCTCGGCCGTGGTGGCTCGATCGTGCTCGGCTTCGGGGGCAACACGATCGTCGACGGCGAAGGCCCGGACTTCGTGGTCTTCGAAAACCCGTTCTTCGCGGCGGGCGATCCGAACAACGTGTACGCGGAGCTCGGCGAGGTCTCCGTCAGCATGGACGGGGAGAGCTGGAGCGTGTTCCCGTGCGCCGAAGACGCGGAGCCACCCGCGGGTTGCGCCGGCTTCTCCCCGGTCTTCGCGAACGGCGACCTGGGCATCTCGTCCCTGGATCCCGCGGTGTCCGGCGGCGACGCCTTCGACCTCGCGGAGCTCGGCGTGAGCGAGGCTCGGTTCGTCCGCATCCGGGATCTCCAGGGCATCGGCGCGGAGCCAAACGCGGGGTTCGATCTCGACGCGATCTCCGTCCTGCACGCGAAGGTGCCGTGA
- the pdxH gene encoding pyridoxamine 5'-phosphate oxidase — translation MSHPASDPIAAFREALARAEEREDHDPTAMTLATIDEGGRPSARVVLLKGVDARGFSFYTNLESRKGQALARNPHVALCIHWPKAAEQIRVEGRVEPVSVEEADAYFASRPRGSQIGAWASDQSRPLVSRAELEARVAEVTARFEGRPVPRPPHWSGYRVVPDRIEFWFGRDSRLHDRHVYVRDGDGWRCERLQP, via the coding sequence ATGAGCCATCCTGCATCGGACCCCATTGCCGCGTTCCGCGAGGCGCTCGCCCGCGCCGAGGAGCGCGAGGACCACGACCCCACGGCCATGACCCTCGCCACCATCGACGAGGGCGGCCGCCCCTCGGCCCGGGTGGTCCTCTTGAAGGGCGTGGACGCGCGTGGTTTTTCTTTCTACACGAACCTGGAGAGCCGCAAGGGCCAGGCGCTCGCGAGAAACCCTCACGTCGCGCTCTGCATTCACTGGCCCAAGGCCGCCGAGCAGATCCGCGTCGAGGGCCGCGTCGAGCCCGTCAGCGTGGAGGAGGCGGACGCCTACTTCGCCTCGCGCCCGCGCGGCAGCCAGATCGGCGCCTGGGCCTCGGATCAGAGCCGCCCGCTCGTCTCCCGCGCGGAGCTCGAGGCCCGCGTCGCGGAGGTGACCGCCCGCTTCGAGGGCCGCCCCGTGCCGAGGCCGCCGCACTGGAGCGGCTATCGCGTGGTCCCCGATCGAATCGAATTCTGGTTTGGCAGGGACAGTCGCCTTCACGACCGTCACGTGTACGTGCGTGACGGCGACGGGTGGCGCTGCGAGCGGCTCCAACCCTGA
- the ruvC gene encoding crossover junction endodeoxyribonuclease RuvC, with protein sequence MRVLGIDPGSRHLGWGVLERVGTRVEHVAHGVIDVDLDGTFADRLVDIDDRLGEVIAAHAPSHAAVESIFFSKDAQSAAKLGHARGVVLLRLARASVRTFEYAPALVKRTVAGKGAADKRQVAMVVTAILRLGAPPRSDAADALAIALTHCNVVGFQTALAASAPARPGRRRASVP encoded by the coding sequence GTGCGTGTCCTCGGCATCGATCCTGGCAGCCGTCATCTCGGGTGGGGCGTGCTCGAGCGTGTCGGCACACGCGTCGAGCACGTCGCGCATGGCGTCATCGACGTCGACCTCGACGGCACCTTCGCCGACAGGCTCGTCGACATCGACGATCGCCTCGGCGAGGTCATCGCCGCCCACGCGCCCTCACACGCCGCGGTCGAGAGCATCTTCTTCTCCAAGGACGCGCAGAGCGCGGCCAAGCTCGGCCATGCGCGTGGCGTCGTCCTGCTCCGGCTCGCCCGCGCGTCCGTCCGGACGTTCGAGTACGCGCCTGCGCTCGTGAAGCGCACCGTCGCGGGCAAGGGCGCGGCGGACAAGCGCCAGGTGGCCATGGTCGTGACGGCCATCCTCCGGCTCGGCGCCCCGCCCCGGTCGGACGCCGCCGACGCCCTCGCCATCGCGCTCACGCACTGCAACGTTGTCGGCTTCCAGACGGCGCTCGCCGCCTCTGCGCCTGCCCGCCCGGGTCGACGGCGCGCCAGCGTCCCTTGA
- a CDS encoding c-type cytochrome — MSGSRRAAGLVLLHALASAAGCKREDPPAEAKAAAAPDPLPALRVYEASRRAAADFVALPPSDASSGPDPYALAALPGGERFVALLRGRDVIVVLDASMRELTRLPAPASPSGLVVTPDGRRVFVVGERDAGITRFDVQEAAPYLARSDDALNTRARGLRDIAAGPEGVVYAVEEDEGRLFTFWPDAPNAQEEVATIGGGPIHVERVGSFVVIDTLHAHALVIRSVDERGRALDAGEERIVHDGPIWGFSALPDGDGLLVLAGGVEDHPLDRKGGFFGYIDSFVFLYRVERGAARLLSAVNVSELGVVTPKALDLAKEEDGTLAALVTGYGGERAARLAFDASGKPRAHAAKTITLMPGTRDLVKQPGGGFVTVNPLLDAFVIVRPGEPREVSVPVVDHDGPPPPSAEARLGEALFFSTLMAPENITEGAHSRFTCETCHFEGYVDGRIHHTGRGEVRVVTKPLLGLFNNRPHFSRALDPDLSTVAHAEFRVAGAESGHSPWFSLDPARHPVLAALGRTEASALEPLALRKALMTFLMGFSHRQNPRTAGRTAFSALEREGAKLFEARCEGCHEARLSANEPGSRVPFERWERLLFTPAGPIVWGTNEYRKTGVVPYVHERGARVPSLRRLAKKRPYLTSGAAKDLPELLARARWTKDGAFFHDGAPEGAAGLEAQEREALRGFLDLL, encoded by the coding sequence GTGAGCGGTTCACGCCGCGCCGCGGGCCTCGTGCTACTCCACGCCCTCGCCTCGGCCGCGGGGTGCAAGCGAGAGGATCCGCCCGCCGAGGCGAAGGCCGCCGCCGCGCCGGACCCGCTGCCGGCGCTGCGCGTGTACGAGGCCTCGCGGCGGGCCGCGGCCGATTTCGTGGCCCTGCCGCCGAGCGACGCCTCGTCGGGACCCGATCCCTACGCGCTCGCCGCGCTGCCGGGCGGCGAGCGTTTCGTCGCGCTCCTGCGCGGGCGCGACGTGATCGTGGTGCTCGACGCGTCGATGCGCGAGCTCACGCGTCTGCCCGCGCCCGCTTCGCCGAGCGGGCTCGTGGTGACGCCCGATGGTCGCCGCGTGTTCGTCGTGGGCGAGCGCGACGCCGGCATCACGCGGTTCGATGTCCAGGAGGCCGCGCCGTACCTCGCGCGGAGCGATGACGCGCTGAACACGAGGGCGCGGGGGCTGCGGGACATCGCCGCGGGGCCCGAGGGCGTGGTGTACGCTGTCGAGGAGGACGAGGGGCGGCTCTTCACGTTCTGGCCCGACGCCCCGAACGCGCAGGAGGAGGTCGCGACGATCGGCGGCGGGCCGATCCACGTCGAGCGCGTGGGCTCGTTCGTCGTGATCGATACGCTCCACGCGCATGCGCTCGTGATCCGGTCCGTGGACGAGAGAGGGCGCGCGCTCGACGCGGGCGAAGAGCGGATCGTGCACGACGGACCGATCTGGGGTTTCTCCGCGCTCCCCGACGGAGACGGGCTGCTCGTGCTCGCGGGCGGCGTGGAGGATCATCCGCTCGATCGGAAGGGCGGGTTCTTCGGCTACATCGACTCGTTCGTCTTTCTGTACCGCGTCGAGCGCGGCGCGGCGCGGTTGCTCTCCGCGGTGAACGTGAGCGAGCTCGGCGTCGTGACGCCGAAGGCGCTCGACCTCGCGAAGGAGGAGGACGGCACGCTCGCGGCGCTCGTCACGGGGTACGGCGGGGAGAGGGCGGCGCGGCTCGCCTTCGACGCGAGCGGCAAACCTCGCGCGCATGCGGCGAAGACGATCACGCTGATGCCGGGCACGCGCGACCTCGTGAAGCAACCCGGCGGCGGGTTCGTCACGGTGAACCCCTTGCTCGACGCGTTCGTGATCGTGCGTCCGGGCGAGCCACGCGAGGTGAGCGTGCCCGTCGTCGATCACGATGGCCCGCCGCCCCCGAGCGCCGAGGCGCGCCTCGGCGAGGCGCTTTTTTTCTCCACGCTCATGGCCCCGGAGAACATCACCGAGGGCGCGCACAGCCGCTTCACCTGCGAGACGTGCCACTTCGAGGGCTACGTCGACGGGCGCATCCACCACACGGGCCGCGGCGAGGTGCGTGTCGTGACGAAGCCGCTCCTCGGCCTCTTCAACAACCGCCCGCACTTCTCGCGCGCGCTCGATCCGGACCTGTCCACGGTCGCGCACGCCGAGTTCCGCGTGGCCGGCGCCGAGAGTGGTCACTCGCCCTGGTTTTCCCTCGATCCCGCGAGGCACCCGGTGCTCGCCGCGCTCGGCCGGACGGAGGCGAGCGCCCTCGAGCCGCTCGCGCTCCGGAAGGCGCTGATGACCTTCCTCATGGGTTTCTCCCACCGGCAGAACCCGCGCACGGCCGGGCGAACCGCGTTCTCGGCGCTCGAGCGCGAGGGCGCGAAGCTCTTCGAGGCGCGCTGCGAGGGCTGCCACGAGGCGCGGCTCTCGGCCAACGAGCCGGGCAGCCGCGTGCCGTTCGAGCGCTGGGAGAGGCTGCTCTTCACGCCCGCGGGGCCGATCGTTTGGGGCACCAACGAGTACCGGAAGACGGGCGTCGTCCCCTACGTGCACGAGCGCGGCGCGCGCGTGCCGTCGCTGCGCAGGCTCGCCAAGAAGCGGCCGTACCTGACGAGCGGCGCGGCGAAGGACCTCCCCGAGCTGCTCGCGCGGGCGCGGTGGACGAAGGACGGCGCGTTCTTCCACGACGGCGCGCCCGAGGGCGCGGCGGGGCTCGAAGCGCAGGAGCGCGAGGCGCTGCGGGGGTTCCTCGACCTGCTCTAA